In Georgenia soli, a genomic segment contains:
- a CDS encoding NAD(P)/FAD-dependent oxidoreductase, with product MTRHPDLLVVGAGIVGAATAYLAARAGLAVTVVDRGVPGAGTSSHGEGNILVSDKELGPELDLALYSNEVWRTELLDAGHLWELEPKGGVVVASTAASLEALLRLAEHQRSAGIAAEPVGADGLADLEPHLAPGLAGGVLYPQDAQLMPMLAVAHLLRLARELGARVLPRTAVTGFLRDGDRVTGVRTHAGDLPAGAVLNAAGPWAGDVAALAGVHLPVAPRRGFVLVTEPLPPTVRHKVYAAEYVSDVASGDAALQSSPVVEGTPGGTVLIGSTRERVGFDATVSVPALARMAAAAVRLFPVLAGVTAMRHYHGFRPYCPDHLPVIGPDPRAPGLWHAGGHEGAGIGLSAGTGALLVQALTGRETALPLTPFAPERFG from the coding sequence GTGACCCGGCACCCCGACCTGCTCGTCGTCGGCGCCGGCATCGTCGGCGCCGCGACGGCGTACCTCGCGGCCCGCGCCGGGCTGGCGGTCACCGTGGTCGACCGCGGGGTCCCCGGCGCCGGCACGTCCTCGCACGGCGAGGGCAACATCCTCGTCTCGGACAAGGAGCTCGGCCCCGAGCTCGACCTCGCCCTGTACTCCAACGAGGTCTGGCGCACCGAGCTCCTCGACGCCGGGCACCTGTGGGAGCTCGAGCCCAAGGGCGGCGTGGTCGTCGCCTCGACGGCGGCGAGCCTGGAGGCGCTGCTGCGCCTGGCCGAGCACCAGCGCTCGGCCGGCATCGCGGCGGAACCGGTCGGCGCCGACGGCCTGGCCGACCTCGAGCCGCACCTGGCCCCGGGACTGGCCGGCGGCGTGCTCTACCCGCAGGACGCGCAGCTGATGCCCATGCTCGCCGTCGCCCACCTGCTGCGCCTCGCCCGCGAGCTCGGCGCGCGGGTGCTGCCGCGCACGGCCGTGACGGGCTTCCTCCGCGACGGCGACCGGGTCACCGGGGTCCGCACCCACGCCGGGGACCTGCCCGCCGGCGCCGTGCTCAACGCCGCGGGCCCCTGGGCCGGTGACGTCGCCGCGCTGGCCGGGGTGCACCTGCCGGTGGCGCCGCGCCGCGGCTTCGTGCTGGTGACCGAGCCGCTGCCGCCGACGGTGCGGCACAAGGTCTACGCCGCGGAGTACGTCAGCGACGTCGCGAGCGGCGACGCCGCGCTGCAGTCCTCCCCCGTCGTCGAGGGCACGCCCGGCGGCACGGTGCTCATCGGGTCCACCCGCGAGCGCGTCGGCTTCGACGCCACCGTCTCCGTCCCCGCGCTGGCCCGGATGGCCGCCGCCGCGGTGCGGCTCTTCCCCGTCCTGGCCGGCGTGACGGCCATGCGGCACTACCACGGGTTCCGCCCCTACTGCCCCGACCACCTGCCCGTCATCGGGCCCGACCCGCGCGCCCCCGGGCTGTGGCACGCCGGCGGCCACGAGGGCGCCGGCATCGGGCTGTCCGCCGGGACCGGGGCGCTGCTCGTCCAGGCGCTCACCGGCCGGGAGACCGCGCTGCCCCTCACCCCGTTCGCCCCGGAGAGGTTCGGATGA
- a CDS encoding (2Fe-2S)-binding protein encodes MTTLHATFDGAPLAGEPGQSVGAALTAAGITSWRTTRRGGRPRGLFCGIGICHDCLVTVDGVPNQRACLVPLTPGMVLESGDGRG; translated from the coding sequence ATGACGACGCTGCACGCCACCTTCGACGGCGCCCCGCTGGCCGGCGAGCCCGGCCAGTCGGTGGGCGCGGCCCTCACCGCCGCCGGGATCACCTCGTGGCGCACCACCCGGCGCGGCGGGCGGCCGCGCGGTCTGTTCTGCGGGATCGGGATCTGCCACGACTGCCTCGTCACGGTCGACGGCGTCCCGAACCAGCGGGCCTGCCTCGTCCCGCTGACACCGGGGATGGTGCTGGAGAGCGGGGACGGCCGTGGCTGA
- a CDS encoding NAD(P)/FAD-dependent oxidoreductase — translation MAENIHDVAVVGAGPAGLAAAVTAAEAGAQVLLLDAATQPGGQYWRHRDETTHADDPRGHHDWSVFTDLRARLRAAMTAGRIDYRPGTSVWLLERAGAGFRLRTTPTVGCSPAPRLGLCSDTSRSAGATGAAREAPTSSRDSTHVARRLVLCPGAYDRQLPVPGWDLPGVMAAGGAQALLKGHGVLAGRRVVVAGTGPFLLPVATGLADAGASVVALCEAAHPSRWARHLPAAARQGPKLLQAGEYAARLARRGVRLRTRTVVTEILGEDRVTAVRLGRVDGRGRVAGEGPVLPADAVALGWGFTPQLELPLMLGTETAMGADGGLVVRVDPDQRSSVPGVLVAGEATGIGGASLAVAEGLVAGAAAAGREPDPRHRRAVLAHRAFARAMHDVYPVPAEWSRWTTPGTLVCRCEEVTAGDLTRACRDLAAEDPREARSLTRAGMGRCQGRVCGWATAAILADRTGRDVTEEDLLATGRRPLAAPVTLGALAALDGAADDQEVPLA, via the coding sequence GTGGCTGAGAACATCCATGACGTCGCGGTCGTGGGCGCGGGGCCGGCCGGGCTCGCGGCGGCCGTCACAGCCGCCGAGGCGGGCGCCCAGGTGCTGCTGCTCGACGCCGCCACCCAGCCGGGCGGGCAGTACTGGCGCCACCGCGACGAGACCACCCACGCCGACGACCCGCGCGGCCACCACGACTGGTCCGTCTTCACCGACCTGCGCGCGCGGCTGCGCGCCGCCATGACCGCCGGCCGGATCGACTACCGGCCCGGCACCTCGGTGTGGCTCCTCGAGCGAGCAGGTGCCGGCTTCCGTCTCCGGACGACGCCGACGGTCGGCTGCTCCCCGGCCCCCCGGCTCGGACTCTGCTCCGACACCTCCCGGTCCGCAGGTGCCACCGGGGCCGCGCGGGAGGCTCCGACGTCGTCCCGGGACTCCACCCACGTGGCCCGGCGCCTCGTGCTGTGCCCGGGCGCCTACGACCGTCAGCTGCCGGTGCCGGGCTGGGACCTGCCCGGCGTCATGGCGGCGGGCGGGGCCCAGGCCCTGCTCAAGGGGCACGGGGTGCTCGCCGGGCGCCGCGTCGTCGTCGCCGGCACGGGGCCGTTCCTGCTGCCCGTCGCCACGGGGCTCGCGGACGCCGGGGCGAGCGTGGTCGCGCTGTGCGAGGCCGCGCATCCGTCCCGGTGGGCACGCCACCTGCCCGCCGCTGCCCGGCAGGGGCCCAAGCTGCTGCAGGCCGGCGAGTACGCCGCGCGCCTGGCCCGGCGGGGGGTGCGGCTGCGCACCCGCACCGTGGTCACCGAGATCCTCGGGGAGGACCGGGTCACCGCGGTCCGGCTCGGCCGGGTCGACGGGCGCGGCCGGGTGGCCGGCGAGGGGCCGGTGCTGCCGGCGGACGCCGTCGCCCTCGGCTGGGGCTTCACCCCTCAGCTCGAGCTGCCGCTGATGCTCGGGACCGAGACCGCAATGGGCGCCGACGGCGGCCTGGTGGTGCGCGTGGACCCGGACCAGCGCTCGTCCGTGCCCGGCGTGCTCGTGGCCGGTGAGGCCACGGGCATCGGCGGCGCGAGCCTCGCCGTCGCGGAGGGCCTGGTTGCCGGAGCCGCGGCGGCCGGCCGTGAGCCGGACCCGCGCCACCGCCGGGCCGTGCTGGCCCACCGCGCGTTCGCGCGGGCGATGCACGACGTCTACCCGGTGCCCGCCGAGTGGTCACGGTGGACCACCCCGGGCACGCTGGTGTGCCGGTGCGAGGAGGTGACGGCCGGCGACCTGACCCGCGCGTGCCGCGATCTCGCCGCCGAGGACCCGCGCGAGGCCCGTTCGCTCACGCGCGCCGGCATGGGCCGGTGCCAGGGCCGGGTCTGCGGCTGGGCCACCGCCGCGATCCTCGCGGACCGGACGGGCCGGGACGTCACGGAAGAAGACCTGCTGGCCACCGGCCGGCGTCCCCTGGCCGCACCCGTCACGCTCGGCGCCCTCGCCGCGCTGGACGGCGCGGCCGACGACCAGGAGGTACCCCTCGCATGA
- a CDS encoding aldehyde dehydrogenase (NADP(+)), producing MSTDTIAPADTTAAEVDGLVRAAAAAAPAWAASTPADRAAALTAVADALDAARDELVPLAEAETHLPEARLTGELRRTTFQLRLFAEVVTEGAYLDARIDHADPEWPMGAARPDLRRVNEPLGPVLVFAASNFPFAFSVAGGDTASALAAGCPVLLKAHPGHPVLSRRTGKIVVDALRAAGAPDGTFAVLHGVDAGTTALRHPLVKAAAFTGSQHAGRALFDIASSRPEPIPFYGELGSVNPTFVTPAAAAERAEEIASGFVASFTMGVGQFCTKPGILFVPSGSGLPERLAAAELPAGSRMLNDRLRAGYVERLDELRGHPAVRVLAEGADPAGERPGPTVLGTTAEDFRSATAELAAECFGPAALVVEYDDVAELPGLAASLEGQLTATVQGTEDDDVAELVTTLAGRAGRVLWNQWPTGVSVTYAQQHGGPYPATTAPATTSVGTAAISRFLRPVAYQNLPQQLLPAALRDDNPLGIPRRVDGKVEGPA from the coding sequence ATGAGCACCGACACGATCGCCCCCGCCGACACCACCGCCGCCGAGGTCGACGGCCTCGTCCGCGCGGCAGCGGCGGCCGCGCCCGCCTGGGCCGCGTCCACCCCCGCGGACCGGGCCGCGGCCCTGACCGCCGTCGCCGACGCGCTCGACGCCGCCCGTGACGAGCTGGTCCCCCTCGCCGAGGCCGAGACCCACCTGCCCGAGGCGCGCCTGACCGGCGAGCTGCGGCGCACGACCTTCCAGCTGCGCCTCTTCGCCGAGGTCGTCACCGAGGGCGCCTACCTGGACGCGCGGATCGACCACGCCGACCCCGAGTGGCCGATGGGCGCCGCCCGCCCGGACCTGCGCCGCGTCAACGAGCCGCTCGGGCCGGTGCTGGTCTTCGCGGCGTCGAACTTCCCGTTCGCGTTCTCCGTGGCCGGCGGCGACACCGCCTCGGCGCTGGCGGCCGGCTGCCCGGTGCTGCTCAAGGCCCACCCGGGCCACCCGGTCCTGTCCCGCCGCACGGGCAAGATCGTCGTCGACGCGCTGCGCGCGGCCGGCGCCCCGGACGGCACCTTCGCGGTCCTCCACGGCGTCGACGCCGGGACGACGGCGCTGCGCCACCCGCTCGTCAAGGCCGCCGCCTTCACCGGCTCGCAGCACGCCGGCCGCGCCCTGTTCGACATCGCCAGCTCCCGTCCCGAGCCGATCCCGTTCTACGGCGAGCTCGGCAGCGTCAACCCGACGTTCGTGACCCCGGCCGCCGCCGCCGAGCGCGCGGAGGAGATCGCGTCCGGGTTCGTCGCCTCGTTCACGATGGGGGTCGGGCAGTTCTGCACCAAGCCCGGCATCCTCTTCGTGCCTAGCGGCTCCGGCCTGCCCGAGCGGCTCGCCGCCGCCGAGCTGCCGGCGGGCTCCCGCATGCTCAACGACCGCCTCCGCGCCGGATACGTCGAGCGGCTGGACGAGCTGCGCGGCCACCCGGCCGTGCGGGTGCTGGCCGAGGGGGCGGACCCGGCCGGCGAGCGTCCCGGGCCCACCGTGCTCGGCACCACCGCGGAGGACTTCCGGTCGGCGACGGCAGAGCTGGCGGCCGAGTGCTTCGGCCCGGCCGCCCTCGTGGTCGAGTACGACGACGTCGCCGAGCTGCCGGGCCTTGCAGCGTCGCTGGAGGGCCAGCTCACCGCCACGGTCCAGGGCACCGAGGACGACGACGTCGCCGAGCTGGTCACCACGCTCGCCGGCCGCGCCGGGCGGGTGCTGTGGAACCAGTGGCCCACCGGCGTCTCCGTGACCTACGCCCAGCAGCACGGCGGCCCTTACCCCGCCACCACCGCCCCTGCCACCACCTCGGTCGGCACCGCGGCGATCTCGCGGTTCCTGCGCCCGGTGGCCTACCAGAACCTGCCACAGCAGCTCCTGCCGGCGGCGCTGCGTGACGACAACCCGCTGGGGATCCCGCGTCGCGTGGACGGGAAGGTCGAGGGTCCGGCGTGA
- a CDS encoding proline racemase family protein, with amino-acid sequence MSTSGFETTVSTVDYHTAGEPFRIVTDGLPEIPGETVPERREYAMSDAEIDHYRRLLVQEPRGHADMYGGFLVPPDDPDADLGVLFWHKDGYSTACGHGTIALGVWAVEHRVVLADPDGETDVVIDVPSGRVRATVTCREGAVVGATFVNVPSWVVARKLPVETPFGTVEADVSYGGAIYASVPASAFGLEVTPEHYGQLIAAGRAVKWALNDSPAAQHPDDPRLSGIYGTILYDDLGRTPDGPHQRNVTVFADGEVDRSPCGSGTSARLPLLVEDGLLGEDETLTHDSIVGTRFTARVRESVDVAGRSAVVPEVTGRASMTGEHRFVLRHDDEVGTGFTLR; translated from the coding sequence GTGAGCACCTCAGGTTTCGAGACCACCGTCTCCACCGTCGACTACCACACGGCCGGTGAGCCGTTCCGCATCGTCACCGACGGGCTGCCCGAGATCCCCGGCGAGACCGTGCCCGAGCGCCGGGAGTACGCCATGTCGGACGCGGAGATCGACCACTACCGCCGGCTGCTGGTGCAGGAGCCGCGCGGGCACGCCGACATGTACGGCGGTTTCCTCGTGCCGCCGGACGACCCCGACGCCGACCTCGGCGTCCTGTTCTGGCACAAGGACGGCTACTCCACCGCGTGCGGGCACGGCACCATCGCGCTCGGGGTGTGGGCGGTCGAGCACCGGGTGGTGCTCGCGGACCCGGACGGGGAGACCGACGTCGTCATCGACGTGCCGTCGGGGCGCGTGCGCGCCACGGTGACGTGCCGGGAGGGCGCCGTCGTCGGGGCGACCTTCGTCAACGTCCCGTCCTGGGTGGTCGCCCGGAAGCTTCCGGTCGAGACCCCGTTCGGCACCGTCGAGGCCGACGTCAGCTACGGCGGCGCCATCTACGCCTCGGTGCCGGCCTCGGCGTTCGGGCTCGAGGTGACGCCCGAGCACTACGGCCAGCTCATCGCCGCCGGCCGGGCGGTGAAGTGGGCGCTCAACGACTCCCCCGCCGCGCAGCACCCCGACGACCCGCGCCTCTCCGGCATCTACGGGACGATCCTCTACGACGACCTCGGGCGCACCCCGGACGGCCCGCACCAGCGCAACGTCACCGTCTTCGCCGACGGCGAGGTGGACCGCTCACCGTGCGGCTCCGGGACGAGCGCGCGCCTGCCGCTGCTCGTCGAGGACGGCCTGCTCGGCGAGGACGAGACGCTCACCCACGACTCGATCGTCGGGACGCGGTTCACCGCCCGCGTGCGCGAGAGCGTCGACGTGGCCGGACGCTCCGCCGTCGTCCCCGAGGTCACCGGGCGGGCCTCGATGACCGGGGAGCACCGGTTCGTCCTCCGGCACGACGACGAGGTCGGCACCGGGTTCACCCTGCGCTGA